One segment of Primulina tabacum isolate GXHZ01 chromosome 14, ASM2559414v2, whole genome shotgun sequence DNA contains the following:
- the LOC142523622 gene encoding SPX domain-containing protein 2-like, translating to MKFWKILRNLIDQTLPDWQDKFLSYKKLKQHLNLIYPNKENIILGKERPNKRPQISREHARQTPEAINEFVNLLHAEINKFNKFVMNKEEMYIIRLQMLKDDVAKAQCSTVELMKIGRRMVDFHGEMILLENYSALNYIGLVKILKKHDKRSSGDHRIRPAFVQIIVQQPFLRTQMIKDLVKKCESMIIYHIFSGHHQHQEPTPSIRREHGGYVEDISDEELGEMENMYLRLTISALRTLKKIRSGT from the exons ATGAAGTTTTGGAAGATTTTGAGAAATCTTATCGACCAGACGTTGCCTGATTGGCAGGACAAGTTTTTATCCTACAAAAAATTGAAGCAGCATCTGAATCTCATTTATCCCAATAAGGAAAACATTATTCTTGGAAAGGAGAGGCCAAACAAGCGGCCCCAAATCAGCCGCGAGCACGCTAGGCAGACGCCGGAAGCCATAAATGAGTTTGTGAATCTTCTGCATGCAGAGATCAACAAGTTTAACAAATTTGTGATGAACAAAGAGGAAATGTACATTATCAGATTGCAg ATGCTGAAAGACGATGTCGCCAAGGCCCAGTGTTCGACGGTGGAGCTGATGAAAATAGGAAGGAGGATGGTGGATTTTCATGGAGAGATGATTCTGTTGGAGAACTACAGTGCTCTCAACTACATAGGACTAGTGAAGATCTTGAAGAAGCACGACAAGAGAAGCAGCGGGGATCATCGGATTCGACCGGCTTTCGTCCAAATAATCGTGCAACAACCATTCCTTAGGACGCAGATGATAAAGGATTTGGTCAAGAAATGTGAGTCGATGATCATTTACCACATCTTCTCAGGTCATCACCAGCACCAGGAACCAACCCCGAGTATTCGCAGAGAGCATGGCGGCTATGTCGAAGATATCTCGGATGAAGAGCTTGGTGAGATGGAAAACATGTACCTAAGGCTTACTATATCGGCCTTACGGACTCTGAAGAAAATAAGGAGTGGAACTTGA